The DNA window CACCACGCCACGGGACGCGGTCAGTGCGCCAAAGGCACGATCGGTGCTGTTCAGCGTCACCAGGTCGGTACGTGTCGCAACAGCAGACGGAACACTCCCGCCGTGAGTGCTGTCCCCCCACGCCACCACGCCGCCGGCCTGGGTCAGCGCAGCAAACGCACTATTTGAGCTACTCAGCGTAACCAGATCGGTACGTGTCGCAATGGCCGTTGGGACATTACCACCGTAGCGGCCATCTCCCCACGCAACGGCTCCGCCGGACGTGGTCAGCGCGGCGAAAGCGGTATCCGTGCTTGCCAGCATGGCCAAATCGGTACGTGTGGCAATCGCGGACGGCACATTTCCGCCGTTAGTGCTATTTCCCCAACTGACCACCCCTCCCGCGCGGGTCAGAACGGCGTACGCATAAGAAGTGCACTCCGGTACGGTCAGGTCGGTTCGGGTCACAATGTCTGACGGTACGGCGCCCCCGCTCGCAGCGCTTCCCCATGCCAGGCCCCCCCCCGTGCTGGTCACGACACCGAACGCATCCCCGGCAGGATCCATTGTAAAACCGGCAACGTTCAGGGGCGTGAGCACGATACCTTGCTGTCCCGTCACACTGACGACCTGGAGTGGTTTCTCCGGTTGGGGGTCCGCAAAACGCACCGCGGTCACAAAGGCCTCGTCACCCTCATATTGCCAGCGGGCCGTGACCGGCTGTCCGGTGAGCAGATCTATTGCGACAAGACAGGACAAGCTGCCCCGGCCGACCCCACGGCGTCGGCGTCCGCCCCGAACAGCCAGAGTGACCGGTCCCTGGAGCGTGACGGGATACGTTTTTTCTTCACCGCTGTTCAGCGCTGCGGTCACCGTCGCCGTACCGGTATCTCCGGTGTCACTGAGCTGCGTCACGGCCTCGCCACGTTCATCGGTGACCGATGTCGCTGGCGTCACCGTGCCGATATCAGTTGACCAGGACACCGCAGCCCCGGACACGACATTGCCCGTGTCACTGTCGATGACCGTCGCCGTCAGCGTGGCGATGTCCGTTCCGTCGTTGACGATGCTGTCCTTGTCACTGACCAGCGAATCAATGACAGATATCGAACTTTCATCGGTAAAACTGACCACCGCTGTTTCAGCGCTGTCGTTAATGCTCGCCGTCACCGTGCTCTGCCCTGCCGTGGTACTCGTCAGCGTCGTCGTCGCTTTCCCTGTCGTGTCCGTGACCGCCGGACTTTGGATTACCGCACCGTTGTCCGCCTCAAAACGCACGTGTTGTCCGTCCAGCGGATTGCCCCCTCCGTCCGTCACCGTCGCCGTGACTTCATTGCTCTCCACGCCATCCGCACGGGCATTGTCCTTCGACACGGTCACCGTTTCTATCTCCGCCGACGGGTCATTGCCACCGCCTTCCGCAAAGTTGACCGTCACGCTATCCGTGCTCTCATTGATGCTCGCCGTCACCTGACATGCCCCCGCCGTCAGACTGCTCAGCGACACGATGGCCTTGCCATACTCATCCGTCAGCACCGGGTTGGCCTGAATGACCGCGCCGTTATCCGCCTCAAAGTGCACGTTCTGGTTCGCCAGCAACCGGTTATCGCCATCCACCACCTCGGCCACCACCGTGTTGACGGCCACGCCATCCGCCACCGCATTGTTCATCTCAATATAAACCCCGGCTATCACCGCATCCGGGTTGGTGCTGCCCCCTTCAATAAAGGTGACATCGGTACTGCGGGCACTCACATTGATGACTGCCGTCACCTTCACGGTACCCTCGCTGGTGCTGGTCAGCGTCGTCGTCGCCTTGCCGCCCGCATCTGTCAGTACCGGGCTGACTATCTCCGCATCGTTTGTTGCCAGGAACGTCACGCTCTGGTTTGCCAGCAGAACATGATTGCTGTCAGCCACTTCAGCCATGACCCGGTTGGTCGCCTGCCCGTCAGCGGCGGCCTGGTCATCCAGCGTGCGCAAGGCGATAACCTCGGCTGTCGGGTCATTGCCCGTCGCCTCGGTGAATATCACGTTCACTGCCTCGCTGCTGCTGTTTATCAGCGCGGTCACGATGGAGATGCCCGGCGTCAGGCTGGTCAGCGTCGCCACCGCCTTCCCATACTCGTCCGTGACGACCAGCTCATCAATCTCCGCCCCGTTGGTGGCCGTAAAATTAACCCCCTGTCCGGCCAGCAACCGGCCATCGCCACTCACCACCTCCGCGACCACCTCATTGGTGTGGCGCCCATCCGCCACGGCGGTATTTTTAGACACCGTCAACGCACTGATATACGCCGTCGGGTCATTCGAGCCGTCCTCAACAAACTGCACTTCCGTCTCCATGCTGGAGTCGTTAATACTGGCGGTGACGGTTACCTTGCCGGGCGTCAGGCTGGTCAGGGTTACCGTGGTTTTCCCCGACGCATCGGTGAGCCCCGGGCTGACAATCTCGGCGCCATTATCCGCCGTGAACGTCACGCGCTGGTTCGCCAGCAGTTTTCCGCTTTCCCCCGCCACCTCTGCAGTGACCTTGTTCATGGCCGTGCCGTCAGCCACGGCGAAATTGTCGGTGGTCTGCAGCAGGACGAGAAACGCCGTCGGGTCATTGCCGTCGCTTTCATCAAACACCACCGCCACGTCGCTGCTGCTGGCGTTTATGGTGGCCGTCACGGTGACCTCCCCCGCGTCGGTGCTGGTCAGCGTCGCGATAGCCCTGCCCAGCTCATCGGTCAGGACCGGGCTCTGGATGAGGGCCCCATTATCCGCCTCAAACGTCACGCTTTGGTTCACCAGCAGCCCGCCGCTCCCGTCGGTGACTTCAGCTGTCACTTCGTTGGTTGACGTGCCATCGGCCTGGGCATTGTTCTGGGAGACGTACACATCCTCAATCACCGCATTCGGGTTGTTATCATCGACAGGGGCAAAGGTTGAATCCACCGTCATCTGGCTTTTATTGATGCTGGCGGTGACCGTGTAAACCCCCGCCGTCGTACTGGTCAGGGTCGCAACAGCAATTCCCTGCGCGTTACTTTCTGCCTGGCCTTGAATACTGGCGCCCTCTTCAATGTCAAAGGTCAC is part of the Serratia quinivorans genome and encodes:
- the eae_1 gene encoding Attaching and effacing protein; amino-acid sequence: MPTINNPNATIHSLLITEDNSPADGQTTNSVVAQVNDGDTVPLAGQTVTFDIEEGASIQGQAESNAQGIAVATLTSTTAGVYTVTASINKSQMTVDSTFAPVDDNNPNAVIEDVYVSQNNAQADGTSTNEVTAEVTDGSGGLLVNQSVTFEADNGALIQSPVLTDELGRAIATLTSTDAGEVTVTATINASSSDVAVVFDESDGNDPTAFLVLLQTTDNFAVADGTAMNKVTAEVAGESGKLLANQRVTFTADNGAEIVSPGLTDASGKTTVTLTSLTPGKVTVTASINDSSMETEVQFVEDGSNDPTAYISALTVSKNTAVADGRHTNEVVAEVVSGDGRLLAGQGVNFTATNGAEIDELVVTDEYGKAVATLTSLTPGISIVTALINSSSEAVNVIFTEATGNDPTAEVIALRTLDDQAAADGQATNRVMAEVADSNHVLLANQSVTFLATNDAEIVSPVLTDAGGKATTTLTSTSEGTVKVTAVINVSARSTDVTFIEGGSTNPDAVIAGVYIEMNNAVADGVAVNTVVAEVVDGDNRLLANQNVHFEADNGAVIQANPVLTDEYGKAIVSLSSLTAGACQVTASINESTDSVTVNFAEGGGNDPSAEIETVTVSKDNARADGVESNEVTATVTDGGGNPLDGQHVRFEADNGAVIQSPAVTDTTGKATTTLTSTTAGQSTVTASINDSAETAVVSFTDESSISVIDSLVSDKDSIVNDGTDIATLTATVIDSDTGNVVSGAAVSWSTDIGTVTPATSVTDERGEAVTQLSDTGDTGTATVTAALNSGEEKTYPVTLQGPVTLAVRGGRRRRGVGRGSLSCLVAIDLLTGQPVTARWQYEGDEAFVTAVRFADPQPEKPLQVVSVTGQQGIVLTPLNVAGFTMDPAGDAFGVVTSTGGGLAWGSAASGGAVPSDIVTRTDLTVPECTSYAYAVLTRAGGVVSWGNSTNGGNVPSAIATRTDLAMLASTDTAFAALTTSGGAVAWGDGRYGGNVPTAIATRTDLVTLSSSNSAFAALTQAGGVVAWGDSTHGGSVPSAVATRTDLVTLNSTDRAFGALTASRGVVAWGTSEGGGNVPTEIATRADLVELGSNAYAFAALTKAGGVVAWGYNDFGGNVPTAIATRTDLVAMAGSRSAFASLTASGGVVAWGESSYGGGVPTEIGTRTDLIALASTDHAFAALTASGGVVAWGESASGGTIPAEIQPLLTDIVAVYGCDRAFCALKSDNTVVVWGGGDAGKMANIPEALQGNVLYYQE